TCTCGCCGACAATGTCCTCCTCTTCGGGGCGATGCGGGCCGTCAGCGGCTTTTTCCTCGGCGCCATGCTCCCCACCGTCAACGCCCTCACCTACTTCCTCATCCCCGAGGAAAAAAGGGGAGTCGCCTACGGCGTCACCACCGCCTCGATGCAGATGGGCATCGTCTTCGGCCCCATCAGCGGCGGCGCTCTGGCCGTATACTTCGGCTTCCCGTCCGTCTTCTGGCTTTCTGCGCTGCTGTTCGCCGCCGTGGCCGTCGGCGTAACGCTCGTTCGCAGCCTTCCCGACACCGGCAGCGGCAAGGACCCCGGCTGATACGCCCCCCGGCGCCGCAAACCACAATTTTTACTTAATCGCAAACCTCGCTACAACTTGTCACTATTCGTTTTTTTGCGCGAAAATAACCCTTCCTCATCCGTCGGTTCAGAGCCAGCACATAGTGACATTTCGCGCGCAGCCTACGACTATTGCCAGACAGCTCGAATTCCCCCTTCGCAGGGGAATCGGTCCGCGTGTTGAATTTATAGGGATAAACCCCATACTAAGGCGGTGTACCTTATGAAGAAACTTCTCATCCTCCTGATAGCGCTGTTCTTCGTGCATTCTCCGGCTTTTTCCGCCCCTCAGCAGCCTCCCGCCGCGCAGTCCGGCCAAACCGTTCAGGAACAGCCCGTTTTGTCGCCCGCTCCCGCCTGGCCCGCCAAGGCCGCGTGGGTCGGCCAGCAGGCGACCGTCGTTCCCGCCAAGCTCTACGCCTCCGCCAGCTACCTGCTGATATTCAGCGAGCCCGGCAAGGACACCAGCGGCATCGATCAGCTCTTCCTGGCCCGCAAGCACATCGGCCAAACCTTCACCATCCAGGGCCTGCACAAGCTGACGAAAAAAGGCGCTATTACGCAGTACTTCTGGAAGCTGACCGGCAAAGACGGCGCCGTCCTGTGGGTAAGGGACTATCCGGACGTCGAGCTGTCCGGCCTGCCGTTCGCCCTTGCCAGCGAAATCGAGGCCGAAAACCAGGCTATCGCCGAAATCAATTCTCTCGTCGGCGCCACCCTTTGGATCGACCGCAACTTCATCCCCGCCGGGGAGCTAACCGCAAAAGTCAGCCACCTCGCCCCCCTCACCGTCACGGCCTTCAAGTCCGCCGGCCCCTTCAGCGAGGCCTACTCTCTGGCCTTCCGCCAGGCAGACGGCGCCCCGGTGGTATGGACCGTCGCACCGACGGGCGTCCGGGCCGCTTTCAGCAACAGGCAGTTTTTCGGCATGATCAGGAGCGGCTTCATGCGCCATGAGCCCCAAACGCTCTTCCCCCACTGGACGCAGGAGGACTGGCGGCTCGTCCGGGCCCAGGAGATCCGCGTCGGCTGGGACCGGGAGAAGGTCATCCTGAGCTGGGGCGAGCCGCGAACGGCCCCCATGCTGGTGCCCTCGGGCCCGGAAGAGGATGCCTACGAATGGCGATACGGCAAGTATTACCTGTACTTCCGCAAAAACGTGCTGACGAAGATCAAGATTCCCGACCCGGCCGCCGTCAACCAAAAGCCTGGCGATAAAAAGAGCGACAAAGACGCACTCCCGAAAATGATTGAGCTACAGGCGGCGAAAAAAAACGAGGCCGGTGAGCCCAAATAACAAAGGAAGCGGCATAATGCCGCTTCCTCTGCTTGTAGACAAAGTCAGAATTGGTGAGAAAGGTCCAGATGCAAGGCGCACCGGAAGAGCGCGCCGCGCCGCGTACTGTGGGACGTACGCAAGCAAGCGCTCTGAGGAGCAACGCCGCAGATGGGCCTTTATCGACAGTCTGAGGAAGCGGCAAAATGCCGCTTCCTTTTGTTATGTCTTATATCAGGCCTTGTCGTCCGCGAACAGTCGTCTTTCGATGGCCATCCCCGTAGGCGTCTTCGCCAGACCCCCCTGGGAAGTCTCCCGGAGGCTCGCCGGCAGGGCCATCCCCACCAGCCGCATCGTGTCGACGACCTCATCGACCGGGATGACGCTCTCCACGCCCGCCAGCGCCATATCGGCGGCCACCAGGGCCTGGACGGCGTAAAAAGCGTTCCGTCGCACGCACGGCACCTCCACCAGCCCGGCGACCGGGTCGCAGACCAACCCCAGTGCGTTTTTCAGCGCCAGAGCCACCGCCATCCCGACCTGCCGCGGCGAACCGCCGTCCATCTGAACGATCGCCGCCGCCGCCATCGCGCCCCCGGCGCCGCACTCGGCCTGGCAGCCGGCCTCGGCGCCCGAGATCGAAGCGTTTTCAGCAATGATCATCCCGGCCCCGGCCGCGGTGAGCAAGCCGTCGATGATCGCGGCCTCGCTGTAGCCCCGCGCCTCGGCCGCCGCCGCCACCGCCCCCGGCATAATACCGCAGGAGCCGGCGGTGGGGAAGGCCACGATCCGCCCCATGCAGGCGTTCACTTCGCTGACAGCCAGCGCGTAGGCGATCGCCCGGGCGGCGATGTCGCCGGCCAGCGCCTTGCCGCCGGCGATCCGGTTGTTGTAAAGGCGCGCGTCGCCGCCCACCAGCCCGCTGGGCGATTTCTCGCCGCTCGCCAGTCCGGCGGCGATGGCCTCGCGCATCACCTGCCAGTTGCGGGCCATATCCGCGCGGATGGCGTCCGCCGGCCGCCGGGCGTGCCTGCTCTCCTGCTCCACGATCACGTCGGCCAGCGACGCGCCGGTCGTCTCAGCCCGCAGGATCCATTCGCCGAATGTGCGGATGCTGCTCATACGCTCCCCCCCAACGCCGGAACGGACAATACCGCTTTCATGGCCGCCACCGCCCTGATCGGCGGCAAAGCCTCCGCGGGAATGGCCTCGTCCGCCTCAATAACCATCAACGCCTCCTCGCCCCGTTCCTGGCGGGAGACCTGCATAAAGGCGATGTTGACGCCCTCCTCGGCCAGCCTCTTGGTCACGACCGCAATCACCCCCGGCTTGTCGTCGTGGATGGTGATGAGGGTGTGGTACTGGCCGGTCACCCGCACTGGATAACCGTCGATGCGGGTGATGAGGATATTGCCCCCGCCGACCGAGGCCCCCGTCACCCGGCGCATCTGGCCCGACACACCGGTAAGTTCGAGCAGGGCGGTATTGGGGTGAACGTCGGGCAGCTCAACCGTCGAAAAAGTATACTTCAGGCCATGCTCGGCCGCAAGGGTCAGGGCCGTCTTGATCCGCTCATCGTCCGGGGCGAACCCCAGCAGACCGCCGATGAGGGCCTTGTCGGTGCCGTGCCCCCGGTAGGTCTGGGCGAAGGAGCCGTGCAGCTTGATCTGCGCCTCCGCCGGCCGCTCGCCGAGGATTATCCTCGCCATAGCGCCCAGCCTGACCGCCCCGGCGGTATGGGAGCTTGACGGGCCGACCATTATCGGCCCGGCGATATCGAACAGACCGCGCATATCAGTCGCCTCCTCTGCGCAGGGAAGACGTCCTCGCCTGGTGGATCGCCCGGCCTTCGATCGCGTGCACGCTTTCCATCACCGTCTCCGCCAGCGTCGGGTGCGGATGGATGACCTGGCCGATTTCCTCGGCCGTCAGCCCGTGGCGGATGGCAATCGCTCCTTCCATCACCAGATCGCTGGCATGCGGCCCGAGGATATGCATGCCCAGCACCTTGCCGTTCCCGGCGTCAGCCACCACCTTCACCAGGCCATCGGCCTCGCCCATCGACACCGCCTTGCCGTTGGCGGCAAAATTGAAGCGGCCTGTCTTGACCAGACGGCCGGCGGCGAGCGCCTCCTGCTCGGTCAGACCGACGGCGGCAATCTCCGGGTCGGTGAAAATGCAGCCCGGCACAGCGCCGTAATCCATCTCCGCCGCGCCGCCCAAAGCGTTTTCCGCCGCCGCCAGGCCCTCGCTCGAAGCCGCGTGGGCCCACATATAGCGCCCGGTCACGTCGCCGACGGCGTAGATGCCGGCGACGGTCGTCTCCATCCGGGCGTTTACCCCGATCCCCTTGCGGCTGAACGCCACCCCCGCCGCCTCCAGGCCGATGCCTTCGACCGACGGCTGGCGTCCCGTCGCGGCCAGCACCTTCTCGGCCGCCAGCTCCTGCTCCTTGCCGTCGGCCGTCGCTACCGCGACCGTCAGTCCCTCCGGCCCCGGCGCGATACCCGTCACCCTCGCGCCGGTCAGCATCTTAATCCCTTGCTTGCGCAGCAGCAGCGCCATTCGTTTCACCAAATCCGTATCAATACTGGGCAAGATAGCCGGCAGCATCTCGACAATCGTCACCTGGCAGCCAAAGGCCCGGAAGATGGCGGCGAACTCCACCCCCACCGCGCCGGCGCCGACCACCACCAGGCTGCGCGGCACCGCGTCCAGCGCCAGCACCTCATCGCTCGTCAGCACCCCCGGCAAATCGGCGCCCGCTACCGGCAGCTTCATCGGCGCCGAGCCGGACGCCACGATAATCTTGCGGGCGGCGACCTCCTCCCGCCCGGCGTTGCTGCTGACCGCCAGCGTCCCCGGACCGGTCAGCGCCGCCTCGCCGTACCGCACCTCGATGCCGTTGCCGGCCACCAGTTGGACGACGCCGGCCTGCAGTTGGCCCACCACCTGGTCCTTGCGGGCCATCACGGCGGCGAAGTCGAAGCCGATATTGTCGGCCCGCAGGCCGAAAGCCGCGCAATTCTGCAGGCTCTGCCACTTCTCCGCGCTTTTCAGCAGCGTCTTGGTCGGGATGCAGCCGCGGTTGAGGCACACCCCGCCCAGCTTCTCCTTTTCGACCAGCAGCACCCTGGCGCCCAGCTGCGCCGCCCGGATGGCGGCCACATACCCGCCGGGGCCGCCGCCCACGACCGCGATATCGTACATAAAACAATCCTCCTCGATTAGCGCAGCAAATTCCAGCTATCCTGGCCGTATTTCTCCGCTGCCAGCCTTGCCGCAACCGCTTCCTCGTCCGCAGTCAGTCCGCCGGGCATAAACTCGTCCTCCAGCGCGGCGGCGAAACCCGCCGTCAGTGCGGCGGTCAGCTCGCCCCAGGCCGGGGAGCGCCCCAGCACCTCTTCGAGAGCAACGGCCCGCCGGGCCAGCATGTCCGCCGTCGCCGCCCGCGCCTCGGGAGAAGGCAACCTGAGGACAGCCGCGGCTTTGACGGCGTCGAACCTGAGCAGCAGCGACCCGTGCTGCAGAATGACCCCGCCCTTGCGCACCTGAGCGCTGCCGGCCAGCTTGCGTTCCGCACAGGTCAGCTCGTAATGCGCCGGGGCGTCGAAACAGGCTGCCGAGGCATGCTGCGGTCGCCTGCCCTGCCCGTAAGCAGCGCGGGGGATATTCAGCCCGGCCTCGACCCCCAGCCGTTTAAGCCCGTCCAGCAAACCGCCGCTGAACCAGCGGTAAGCGGCGGTGATCGTCGGCGGCACGCCCGGATAATCCTCCCGCACCGCCACGCTGTAGGTAAGCTCTGCGTCGTGCAGCACCGCCCGGCCGCCGGTAAGGCGGCGCACGACGTCGATGCCGCGCGCGCGGCAGGCGGCCAGGTCGATCTCCGCCGCCGCCCGCTGGAAATAACCGAGGCTGACCGCCGCCGGCCGCCAGCCGTAAAAGCGCAGCGTAGGCGGCGCTTCGCCCGCCCCGTGGGCAAGCATTATCGCCTCATCCGCCGCCATATTCGTCGCGGCGTCCGCCGCGCCGCTGTCAATCACCCGCCACGGCACGATCCCCGCCCCCGATCACTTCGCATTCGGCGATCGCCCGCGCCGTTTCGTCCACAGTCAGCGGCCGCGGGTAGTTATATATCACCCCGCCGGGGCGTTCGTTGTAGTAAGGGCGATTACAGTCCGGGCAGCCGCTGGTGCGGAACGCCGCCCCGTCGGCCAGCAGCCCGGCGAGACCGTCGACCGCAAAGCCGCCGATCATACCGTCGCGGCAGATTATCGCCTCCCGGCCGTATCCCTGCCGCAGCAGGTAGTGGGCCACCTGGACCCGCCGGTACTGGCCGACGGGCGGCGCCGCCATCCCGGACCAGGCTGTGCCCTTCACCGGCGTAAAGGCGAACAACCCCACTGTCACGCCTTTATCTATACAGGCCGCCAATGTGTCGGCCATCTCTTCCTCCGTCTCGCCCAGGCCGACGATGAGATGGGTCGTGACCCTTCCCGGCAGAGCGGCGGCGCACTCGGTAAGCAACCGCCATTTGCCGTGCCAGTCGCCTTCCTTGGCCTCACGATATGCCGCAGGCGTGGCGGCGTCCAGCGCCACGCATATACGGTCGGCGCCCGCCACCGACAGCCGCCGCGCCTCGTTCACCGTCTCCAGATGGCTGGACACGCACACCGGCACCCTGCTGAGAGCGCTCAGGGCGGCCACCGCCGCCGCCGCCCGTTCCCGGTCGCCGCCGTCGTGCACGACCTGCAGGCAGGCCCGTTTGATCCGGCCTGCCGTGTAGGCGGCGTCGATGCCGATAATTGCTCCGGCCGCCTCCGTCGTCGGCCAGGTGACGCGCGACAGCATGTTCGCCCCCGCGTCGCTCTCCCGGGCCTGGGTGCAGAAACGGCAATTATTGCGGCACCTCTCCCCGAGCATCACATAGGCGGTCGTCGGCGGCGCCTCGCTCCGCGTCGTCCTGCCGGCAACGGCGGCGGCGGTTCCCGCCGACAGCCTCCAATAATTCATAACACACAGCACTCCCCTCTTCCGACGGCGGCCAGACCAAGACTCTCGGCCAGCCTCACCGCGGCGGGCGTAGGATTGACGATAGCATTCAGACCCAGCCGCACCGCCGCCTGATCCAGGGCAGCGCGGTAACGGCCTCCCGGTCGCATGCAGCCCAGGCTGACGGGTACTTCCGGAAACAACTGCCGGGCCGCGGCCATGACACACAGCGCCTCTTCGAGCGCCGGCGGCTTGCAGTCCGCGTAGCGCGTGCCCCTGGTGGGGGTAAACACGATCAGCGTCAGGCTGTCGGCGCCGAGCATCCTCAGCAGCGCCAGCGCCTGATACTCGCCGCGGATCTCGCCGCCATGCAGGCCGATGCAGATGTGCGGCGCCACCCGGCAGCGCGTCCTGAGCTTCTTATAGCAGGCGGCGTAATCGGCCACCGTCCGGTCAAGACCGAAAACCTCGCGAATTGTTTCGTCGTCGCCCACGAAATCGAAGGACACCACATCCGCCAATGGGGCGACGACGTCGATATCGGCGTCGTCCATCAGCCCGGTATGGAGGTTGAAGCGTCGCCCCGGCTTGAGCGCCGCCAGCCGCGCGGCGTGCGCGGCCAGCGGCACGCTGCCGCCGGCCGTGCAGCCGCCGCTGATCAGACAGCTGGGACCGAGCCCTTCGCCCCGACCGGCCACTGCCGCCAGCGGCTTCATCCTCTTCAGGTATACCCCGCCGCAGTGGGCGCAGTCGAGAGCGCAATCCCCGCCGGTCACACTCACGGCGGTAGTCTGCGCCGGATAAGACAAAAATATCGTGGGGAAAAAGTTTTCCTCCCTGATAGCCCAACACTTCGCCGCCAGCGCCTCTATACCCTCCATCGCACCACCGGTTTGCGGGCGGCGGTCGCCTCATCGAGCCTTCCCACCACGGTGGTGACCGGGGCGCTCTTAACCTTGGCGGCGTCCTCCTCCGCCTCGGCGGCGATTTTAAGCATAACGGCGATAAACTCGTCGAGCGTCTCCTTGCTCTCCGTCTCGGTCGGCTCGATCATCAGCGCCTCCTCGACGATCAGCGGAAAGTAGATGGTCGGCGGATGATAGCCGTAATCGAGGAGCCGCTTGGCGATATCCAGCGTCCTCACACCGTTAGGCTTCTGGTTCTTCGAGGTCAGCACGCACTCGTGCATACAGTAGCGCTCGAAAGGCGAATGGTACTTCTCCTTCAGGCGGCTGAGGCAGTAGTTGGCGTTCAGCACCGCGTCCTCGCTGGCCGTCTTGAGTCCGTCGGGGCCCATCGATCGGATGTAGGCATAGGCGCGGACGATCACCCCGAAATTACCGTAAAAAGACTGCACCTTGCCGATCGACAGCGGCCGGTCGTGCTCGAGGCGGTATCCGCCGCTCTCGGCCACGATCACCGGCGCCGGCAGGAAAGGAATGAGCGCCTTCTTGACGCCCACCGGCCCCGAGCCGGGGCCGCCGCCGCCGTGGGGGGTAGCGAACGTCTTGTGGAGGTTGAAGTGGATGACATCGAAGCCCATGTCGCCGGGGCGGGAAATGCCCATGATGGCGTTGGCGTTCGCGCCGTCGTAATACAGCAGGCCGCCGGCGCCGTGGACGATGGCGGCCACCTCGCGGATGTTTTTCTCGAACAGCCCCAGCGTGCTGGGATTGGTCAGCATCAACGCGGCCGTGTCAGGGCCGACGGCGGCGCGCAGCGCGTCGAGATCGACGGCGCCGTCCGGGTGGGACTTGATCTCGACTGTCTCCAGCCCGCACACCGTGGCGGTGGCGGGGTTGGTGCCGTGGGCCGAGTCGGGCACGATCACCTTTGTGCGGTTCTCGCCGCGATGGCGGTGGTAGGCGCGGATGAGCTTGATGCCGGTCAGCTCGCCGTGGGCGCCGGCCACCGGCTGCATCGTCACCGCGTCCATGCCGGCGATCTCCGCCAGGTAGCCCTCCATCGCCGCGATCATCGCCAGCGCCCCCTGCACCGACGCCTCGTCCTGGAGAGGGTGGATAGCGGCAAAGCCGCTCATGCGGCAGGCATCCTCATTGATCTTCGGATTATACTTCATCGTGCACGAGCCAAGGGGGTAAAAACCGGAATCGACGCCGAAATTGCGCTGCGACAGGGCGGTATAGTGGCGCATCAGCTCCAGTTGGCTGACCTCGGGCAAGACGGCCGGCGTCTTACGCCGGAAAGCGTCGGGGATAAGGGCGGCCGCGTCGGGGGCCGGGACGTCGCAGGCCGGCAGATCTACCGCGCGGCGGCCGGGCTGGCCCATCTCGAAAATAAGCGCCTTTGCCTTTCTCATGATACCGCCTCCATCAACCGCACAAGACGGTCGATCTCCGCCCTCGTGCGTTTTTCGGTCACGCACACCAGCATGCAGCCGGCCAGTTCGGGGTAATAGCGGCCGAGGTCGAGCCCGCCGATAATCTTCTCCTTGAACAGGGCGGCGTTGATCTCCGCCACCGGTTTGGCGCAGCGGACGACGAACTCCTTGAAAAACGGGGCGCCGAACACCGGCCGGCAGCCGGGGAGCTTCGTCAGGGAATCGTAAGCGTAGCGGGCCTTCTTCAGGCACAGCTCGGCAACCTCGCGGAACCCCTCGCGGCCGACCGCGGTAAGGTACACCGCCGCCGCCAGCGAGCACAGCGCCTCATTCGAACAGATATTGGACGTCGCTTTCTCGCGGCGGATATGTTGCTCGCGGGCCTGCAGCGTCAGCACGAAGCCGCGGGTGCCCTCGAAGTCGGTCGTCTGGCCGACGATGCGGCCGGGCATGCGACGCATCAGCTTCTCGGTCGCGGCAAAAAAGCCCAGATACGGGCCGCCATACGAGACAGACAGCCCGAGCGGCTGGCCCTCGCCGACGACCGCGTCGGCGCCGAGCGCGCCCGGAGCCTCCAGCACCCCCAGCGCCACCGGGTCGGCAACCGCGATCAGCAGCGCGCCCGCGGCGTGGGCCAGGCCGGCGGCTGCCGCCACATCCTCCAGACAGCCGAAAAAGTTAGGGGTCTGGACAATCACCGCCGCTGTCGCCGGCCCCACCATGCCGGCAAGGGTGGCGGCGTCCGTAACACCGTCCGTAAACGGCGCTTCCTTCACCGCGATATCCTTGTCGACGGCGTAGGTGCCGAGGATGGTCCGGTAGTGGGGATGTACGGACCGCGCCACCACCACCTCGCTGCGGCCGGTCGCGGCGCAGGCCATCATCGCCGCCTCGGCGAGGGCGGTGCCGCCGTCGTACAGCGACGCGTTCGCCACCTCCATCCCGGTAATCTCACAAATCATGCTCTGATATTCCCACAGCGCCTGCAG
The DNA window shown above is from Sporomusaceae bacterium and carries:
- the sdaAB gene encoding L-serine ammonia-lyase, iron-sulfur-dependent subunit beta, translating into MRGLFDIAGPIMVGPSSSHTAGAVRLGAMARIILGERPAEAQIKLHGSFAQTYRGHGTDKALIGGLLGFAPDDERIKTALTLAAEHGLKYTFSTVELPDVHPNTALLELTGVSGQMRRVTGASVGGGNILITRIDGYPVRVTGQYHTLITIHDDKPGVIAVVTKRLAEEGVNIAFMQVSRQERGEEALMVIEADEAIPAEALPPIRAVAAMKAVLSVPALGGSV
- the gcvPB gene encoding aminomethyl-transferring glycine dehydrogenase subunit GcvPB, which codes for MRKAKALIFEMGQPGRRAVDLPACDVPAPDAAALIPDAFRRKTPAVLPEVSQLELMRHYTALSQRNFGVDSGFYPLGSCTMKYNPKINEDACRMSGFAAIHPLQDEASVQGALAMIAAMEGYLAEIAGMDAVTMQPVAGAHGELTGIKLIRAYHRHRGENRTKVIVPDSAHGTNPATATVCGLETVEIKSHPDGAVDLDALRAAVGPDTAALMLTNPSTLGLFEKNIREVAAIVHGAGGLLYYDGANANAIMGISRPGDMGFDVIHFNLHKTFATPHGGGGPGSGPVGVKKALIPFLPAPVIVAESGGYRLEHDRPLSIGKVQSFYGNFGVIVRAYAYIRSMGPDGLKTASEDAVLNANYCLSRLKEKYHSPFERYCMHECVLTSKNQKPNGVRTLDIAKRLLDYGYHPPTIYFPLIVEEALMIEPTETESKETLDEFIAVMLKIAAEAEEDAAKVKSAPVTTVVGRLDEATAARKPVVRWRV
- a CDS encoding radical SAM protein; this translates as MEGIEALAAKCWAIREENFFPTIFLSYPAQTTAVSVTGGDCALDCAHCGGVYLKRMKPLAAVAGRGEGLGPSCLISGGCTAGGSVPLAAHAARLAALKPGRRFNLHTGLMDDADIDVVAPLADVVSFDFVGDDETIREVFGLDRTVADYAACYKKLRTRCRVAPHICIGLHGGEIRGEYQALALLRMLGADSLTLIVFTPTRGTRYADCKPPALEEALCVMAAARQLFPEVPVSLGCMRPGGRYRAALDQAAVRLGLNAIVNPTPAAVRLAESLGLAAVGRGECCVL
- a CDS encoding radical SAM protein; the protein is MNYWRLSAGTAAAVAGRTTRSEAPPTTAYVMLGERCRNNCRFCTQARESDAGANMLSRVTWPTTEAAGAIIGIDAAYTAGRIKRACLQVVHDGGDRERAAAAVAALSALSRVPVCVSSHLETVNEARRLSVAGADRICVALDAATPAAYREAKEGDWHGKWRLLTECAAALPGRVTTHLIVGLGETEEEMADTLAACIDKGVTVGLFAFTPVKGTAWSGMAAPPVGQYRRVQVAHYLLRQGYGREAIICRDGMIGGFAVDGLAGLLADGAAFRTSGCPDCNRPYYNERPGGVIYNYPRPLTVDETARAIAECEVIGGGDRAVAGD
- the sdaAA gene encoding L-serine ammonia-lyase, iron-sulfur-dependent, subunit alpha; the protein is MSSIRTFGEWILRAETTGASLADVIVEQESRHARRPADAIRADMARNWQVMREAIAAGLASGEKSPSGLVGGDARLYNNRIAGGKALAGDIAARAIAYALAVSEVNACMGRIVAFPTAGSCGIMPGAVAAAAEARGYSEAAIIDGLLTAAGAGMIIAENASISGAEAGCQAECGAGGAMAAAAIVQMDGGSPRQVGMAVALALKNALGLVCDPVAGLVEVPCVRRNAFYAVQALVAADMALAGVESVIPVDEVVDTMRLVGMALPASLRETSQGGLAKTPTGMAIERRLFADDKA
- the lpdA gene encoding dihydrolipoyl dehydrogenase, with amino-acid sequence MYDIAVVGGGPGGYVAAIRAAQLGARVLLVEKEKLGGVCLNRGCIPTKTLLKSAEKWQSLQNCAAFGLRADNIGFDFAAVMARKDQVVGQLQAGVVQLVAGNGIEVRYGEAALTGPGTLAVSSNAGREEVAARKIIVASGSAPMKLPVAGADLPGVLTSDEVLALDAVPRSLVVVGAGAVGVEFAAIFRAFGCQVTIVEMLPAILPSIDTDLVKRMALLLRKQGIKMLTGARVTGIAPGPEGLTVAVATADGKEQELAAEKVLAATGRQPSVEGIGLEAAGVAFSRKGIGVNARMETTVAGIYAVGDVTGRYMWAHAASSEGLAAAENALGGAAEMDYGAVPGCIFTDPEIAAVGLTEQEALAAGRLVKTGRFNFAANGKAVSMGEADGLVKVVADAGNGKVLGMHILGPHASDLVMEGAIAIRHGLTAEEIGQVIHPHPTLAETVMESVHAIEGRAIHQARTSSLRRGGD
- the gcvPA gene encoding aminomethyl-transferring glycine dehydrogenase subunit GcvPA → MTRSYLPHTDADRRAMLAAIGVGSTQELFADVPAEVRLGRPLALPAAMAEPELARHLQALAGKNANLDEYACFLGAGAYDHYVPSVVDHVIGRSEFYTAYTQYQPEISQGYLQALWEYQSMICEITGMEVANASLYDGGTALAEAAMMACAATGRSEVVVARSVHPHYRTILGTYAVDKDIAVKEAPFTDGVTDAATLAGMVGPATAAVIVQTPNFFGCLEDVAAAAGLAHAAGALLIAVADPVALGVLEAPGALGADAVVGEGQPLGLSVSYGGPYLGFFAATEKLMRRMPGRIVGQTTDFEGTRGFVLTLQAREQHIRREKATSNICSNEALCSLAAAVYLTAVGREGFREVAELCLKKARYAYDSLTKLPGCRPVFGAPFFKEFVVRCAKPVAEINAALFKEKIIGGLDLGRYYPELAGCMLVCVTEKRTRAEIDRLVRLMEAVS
- a CDS encoding lipoate--protein ligase family protein, producing MPWRVIDSGAADAATNMAADEAIMLAHGAGEAPPTLRFYGWRPAAVSLGYFQRAAAEIDLAACRARGIDVVRRLTGGRAVLHDAELTYSVAVREDYPGVPPTITAAYRWFSGGLLDGLKRLGVEAGLNIPRAAYGQGRRPQHASAACFDAPAHYELTCAERKLAGSAQVRKGGVILQHGSLLLRFDAVKAAAVLRLPSPEARAATADMLARRAVALEEVLGRSPAWGELTAALTAGFAAALEDEFMPGGLTADEEAVAARLAAEKYGQDSWNLLR